From the genome of Natrinema marinum:
CACGTCTTTCTCGGACCGCACGCGACGCTGACCAACGACCCATATCCCCTGCGCCAGAAGACCGAACTCGAGGGACCGACGCTCGAGGATCACGCCTCGGTCGGCGCGAACGCGACGGTCCTTCCGGGCGTGACCGTCGGCCGGGGATCGTTCGTCGCCGCTGGGGCCGTCGTAACGAGGGACGTTCCCGAGGAGACGCTGGCGGTCGGCGCACCGGCGACCTACGAGGCGCTTCCGGAACCGCTCCGCGGAGGGAACGACGGATGATCCCGATCGCGAGTCCCGAACTCGGCAAGCGGGAGGTCGACCGCGTTTCGTCCGTCATCGAGAGCGGTATGCTCGCCGACGGCGACGAGGTCCGAGCGTTCGAACGGGAGTTCGCCGACTACTGCGGCGTCGAACGCGGCGTCGCGACGGCGAACGGCACGGCGGCGCTCCACGCCGCGCTCGAGGCCGTCGGTATCGGAGCCGGTGACCGCGTCCTCACGACGCCGTTCTCGTTCGTCGCGACGGCGAACGCGATTAGACACGCCGGAGCAGAACCACTCTTTGCTGACATCGACCCGATCACGTACAACTTAGATCCGGGCGCCGCCCGCGAGATTGCTGAGTCGAAGGCTATCGATGCGATACTCGTCGTCCACCTCTACGGCCTTCCGGCCGAGATGGACGCGTTCGTGGACCTCGCAGACGATCTCGAGGTGCCGCTGATCGAAGACTGTGCGCAGGCCCACGGCGCGACCTATCGAGGCGACCGGGTCGGGTCGTTCGGGGACGCCGCCTGCTTCTCGTTTTATCCGACGAAGAACATGACGACCGGGGAAGGCGGTATCGTCCTGACCGACCGCCGCGAGGTCGCAGACCGCGCCGGGCAGTACGTCGACCACGGCCGCACGGACGACGGCACGCACGCGACCCTTGGTCACAACTTCCGGCTGACCAACCTTGCGGCCGCCATCGGCCGCGCCCAGCTCGAGCGTCTCCCGCGGTTCGTCGAGCGGCGACGGGAGAACGCCACTCGCCTGAGCGACGGTCTCGCCGGAACGGACCTGTCGCCGCCGACGGAGCCGAGTCACGCCCGGCACGTCTACCACCAGTACACGGTTCGATCCCCCGACCGCCGGGCCCTCCGCGACCACCTTGCGGCCCACGACATCGGGGCGGGCGTCTACTACTCGACGCCCATTCACGAGGAACCGGCGTACGGCGACGTGAGCCACGACGCGCCCGCGGCGGAACGGGCCGCGGCGGAGGTACTGTCCCTCCCGGTCCATCCGAACGTCTCTCCAGACGAGATCGACCGCATCACGGAGGTGATCGCCGACTATGCAGCCTGAACGGCCGCTCGAGGTCGGGGTCGTCGGCGTCGGATCGATGGGGGAAAACCACGCGCGCGTCTACGAGGGACTCCCCGGTGCGGACCTGATCGGCGTCTTCGACGTCGACGAGGACCGGGCGACAGCCGTCGCGGACGAGTACGGCGCGTCACCGATGGCACTCGACGACCTCCTCGCGTCCGTCGACGCCGTTTCGGTCGTCGTCCCGACCGCACACCACTACGACGTCGCGACGAAGTGCCTCGACGCGGGAGTGGCGACGCTCATCGAGAAGCCCGTCGTCGAGGACCTCGAGACGGGGCGGAAGCTGCGGGCGAAGGCGCACGACGCAGACGTGCCGGTACAGGTCGGCCACATCGAGCGGTTCAACCCCGCCGTCGAGACACTCAGCGAGCTGATCTCCGACCTCTCGATCGTCAGCCTCTCGGCCGAACGGCTCGGCCCGCCGCCGGGACGGGAGATCGAGGACAGCGCGGTGTTGGATCTGATGATTCACGACATCGATGTCGTGCGCTCGCTCCTCGGGGAGGAGCCGACCGCGATACAGAGCAGCGGCGTTGCCGACAACCGCCACGCGACGACCCTCCTCGAGTTCGGTACCGGGACGATGGCGTCGCTGACGGCGAGTCGCCTCACCCAGCGGAAAGTCCGGCGGCTCGAAGTGACGGCCGAGGAGTGTCTCGTCGAGCTCGACTACATCGATCAATCGATCGAGATCCACCGCCAATCGGTCCCCCAATACGTCGAAACCAACGGCGACATCCGCTTCAGACACGAGAGCCTCGTCGAACGGCCCCGCGTTCCGACCGGGGAGCCGCTTCGCAACGAACTGGCGGCGTTTCTCGACGCGGCCGCCTCGAACGGAACGCCGCGAGTGACGCTCGAGGACGGCCTCGCAGCCCTCGACAT
Proteins encoded in this window:
- a CDS encoding DegT/DnrJ/EryC1/StrS family aminotransferase, with translation MIPIASPELGKREVDRVSSVIESGMLADGDEVRAFEREFADYCGVERGVATANGTAALHAALEAVGIGAGDRVLTTPFSFVATANAIRHAGAEPLFADIDPITYNLDPGAAREIAESKAIDAILVVHLYGLPAEMDAFVDLADDLEVPLIEDCAQAHGATYRGDRVGSFGDAACFSFYPTKNMTTGEGGIVLTDRREVADRAGQYVDHGRTDDGTHATLGHNFRLTNLAAAIGRAQLERLPRFVERRRENATRLSDGLAGTDLSPPTEPSHARHVYHQYTVRSPDRRALRDHLAAHDIGAGVYYSTPIHEEPAYGDVSHDAPAAERAAAEVLSLPVHPNVSPDEIDRITEVIADYAA
- a CDS encoding Gfo/Idh/MocA family protein, which gives rise to MQPERPLEVGVVGVGSMGENHARVYEGLPGADLIGVFDVDEDRATAVADEYGASPMALDDLLASVDAVSVVVPTAHHYDVATKCLDAGVATLIEKPVVEDLETGRKLRAKAHDADVPVQVGHIERFNPAVETLSELISDLSIVSLSAERLGPPPGREIEDSAVLDLMIHDIDVVRSLLGEEPTAIQSSGVADNRHATTLLEFGTGTMASLTASRLTQRKVRRLEVTAEECLVELDYIDQSIEIHRQSVPQYVETNGDIRFRHESLVERPRVPTGEPLRNELAAFLDAAASNGTPRVTLEDGLAALDIARRIERQGSRDRVAADAEAAND